One part of the Rutidosis leptorrhynchoides isolate AG116_Rl617_1_P2 chromosome 1, CSIRO_AGI_Rlap_v1, whole genome shotgun sequence genome encodes these proteins:
- the LOC139843063 gene encoding mitogen-activated protein kinase kinase kinase 20-like has product MKIKMKNNKRSFVGDDCVDVIMKKSKQKIMKNYNIVQKNPYGDGVSWFRGAMIGQGGYGRVFLANLKNPSYSYSLFPPIMAVKSAEVSVSCSLQKEKQVMDNIRGCPNVIECFGEEFTDGENGQMVYNLLLEYGSGGTLADLINKSDGKGLWECEVKGYARSILKGLSYIHKKGYVHCDMKPDNVILVESYEKSGGFIAKVGDLGLAKRVRGNSGPYLRGTRKYLSPEALSRGDQGPASDIWAFGCVMFEMLTGKFSGQELGELDEILRQFGVSKNGRSFLKGCLCVNVMKRLSADMLLNHSFLKGVCDDDDVNEVDESEHVSFDTNAIASTSSYYDDDDDGGGGGGGSSCSSCSWPELGEVYGGYKVEEIRAARFCEVDRFQASSTLVKGF; this is encoded by the coding sequence ATGAAGATTAAGATGAAGAACAATAAAAGAAGTTTTGTTGGTGACGATTGTGTTGATGTGATCATGAAGAAAAGTAAGCAAAAAATAATGAAGAATTATAATATTGTGCAGAAAAATCCGTACGGAGATGGAGTTTCATGGTTTAGAGGAGCAATGATTGGTCAAGGAGGTTACGGGCGTGTGTTTTTAGCCaatttgaaaaaccctagttataGTTACAGTTTGTTTCCACCGATTATGGCCGTTAAATCTGCAGAAGTATCGGTTTCGTGTTCGTTACAGAAGGAGAAACAAGTTATGGACAACATTCGCGGTTGTCCGAATGTGATCGAGTGCTTCGGGGAAGAGTTTACAGATGGCGAAAACGGACAGATGGTTTATAATTTGTTACTGGAGTATGGGTCTGGTGGGACCCTAGCTGATCTCATCAACAAATCTGATGGTAAAGGGTTGTGGGAATGTGAGGTTAAGGGTTACGCTAGATCGATTTTGAAAGGGTTGAGTTACATTCATAAGAAAGGGTATGTTCATTGCGATATGAAGCCGGATAATGTAATTCTTGTGGAGAGTTATGAAAAAAGTGGCGGTTTTATCGCTAAGGTTGGGGATTTAGGGTTAGCGAAACGGGTTAGGGGTAATTCGGGTCCTTATTTAAGGGGTACGAGGAAGTATTTATCACCCGAGGCGTTGAGTCGTGGGGATCAAGGGCCTGCGAGTGATATTTGGGCGTTTGGTTGTGTCATGTTTGAGATGCTGACTGGAAAATTttcgggtcaagagttgggtgaaTTGGATGAGATTCTGAGACAATTTGGTGTGTCGAAAAATGGGAGGAGTTTTTTGAAGGGTTGTTTGTGTGTTAATGTTATGAAGAGATTAAGTGCTGATATGTTGTTAAATCATTCCTTCTTGAAAGGagtatgtgatgatgatgatgttaatgagGTTGACGAGTCAGAACATGTGAGTTTCGACACAAATGCTATCGCATCAACATCATCgtactatgatgatgatgatgatggtggtggtggtggtggtggatcgaGCTGTAGTTCGTGTTCTTGGCCGGAATTAGGGGAAGTTTATGGCGGTTATAAAGTTGAAGAGATTAGGGCGGCTAGGTTTTGTGAAGTAGATCGATTTCAGGCATCTTCAACATTAGTCAAGGGATTTTAG